One segment of Anastrepha obliqua isolate idAnaObli1 chromosome 3, idAnaObli1_1.0, whole genome shotgun sequence DNA contains the following:
- the LOC129240163 gene encoding neuronal calcium sensor 2 isoform X2 — MYDVDGNGVIDIQEMTKIVQAIYDMLGACSSNRPADSAEERAKNIFAKMDENNDGQLTQDEFLKGCLQDEELSKMLAP, encoded by the exons ATGTACGACGTAGATGGTAACGGCGTTATTGACATACAAGAAATGACGAAAATTGTTCAG gCCATATACGATATGCTTGGCGCGTGTTCATCGAATCGACCAGCAGATTCTGCTGAAGAgcgtgcaaaaaatattttcgcaaaAATGGACGAAAACAATGATGGTCAATTAACTCAAGATGAATTCTTGAAAGGGTGTCTGCAAGATGAGGAACTTTCAAAAATGTTGGCCCCATAA